The following proteins are co-located in the Schistocerca nitens isolate TAMUIC-IGC-003100 chromosome 2, iqSchNite1.1, whole genome shotgun sequence genome:
- the LOC126234835 gene encoding uncharacterized protein LOC126234835: MPPAQLHAGAPRVVAPAPAVPLQSPPPSELMDVDPSAGPPSQAVAVQPVLQPLSLGTPKESDTAAPYPAPTQQPSPQRQETLPLFVGPDAPSRPVPEAAPVVTGVHPDLGFQSVFPEAPRSQCWDYKQYCLWLSLPVVDGVMDCAATARPFCIQQGGHCESGGEANVFGAWPNCRGRCQRAARLPASWRTVCRAATSPRVASPFPHPPNPPPSSTTVCASRNR; this comes from the exons atgcctcccgcgcagcttcatgcgggagcgccccgggtggtcgctccggcgcctgcggtccctcttcagtcgccaccgccttcggagctgatggacgtcgacccctcagccgggccgccttcccaagcggtggctgtgcagcctgtactgcagccgctttccttgggcacccccaaggagtctgacactgcAGCGCCTtatccggcgcccactcagcagccgtcgccgcagcgtcaggagacgctgcctctcttcgtgggtcccgacgccccgtcgcgtccagtaccagaagctgcgcccgtggtcacaggcgtgcaccctgacctcggttttcagtcggtgtttcccgaggccccgcgcagccaatgctggg ATtacaaacagtactgcctctggtTGTCCTTACCGGTGGTCGACGGGGTGATGGACTGCGCAGCTACGGCGCGTCCGTTCTGTATTCAGCAGGGCGGCCACTGTGAGAGCGGAGGCGAGGCGAACGTGTTTGGCGCGTGGCCTAACTGCCGGGGGCGCTGCCAGCGCGCTGCACGCCTGCCCGCTAGCTGGCGGACTGTCTGTCGCGCCGCCACCAGCCCCCGTGTTGCCTCCCCTTTTCCTCACCCTCCCAACCCACCCCCTTCAAGCACCACTGTCTGTGCATCACGAAACCGGTAG